The Microbulbifer hydrolyticus genome has a segment encoding these proteins:
- the znuC gene encoding zinc ABC transporter ATP-binding protein ZnuC: MTDSQPLIRAHNLGLEIAGRQLLRDITLELQPAEIVTVIGPNGAGKTTLLRLLLGLTRPTSGRVERRAGLRLGYMPQRLQIDATMPMTVGRFLQLGINDVKVADALARVGAPHLAGARLADLSGGEMQRVLLARAAARKPQLLVLDEPTQGVDVGGQGEVYQLIAQLRDELGCGVLLVSHDLHLVMAATDRVLCVNQHICCHGHPEQVSKDPVYLEMFGDKLALYTHQHNHHHDLSGEVVDDCCDHGHLQHTHGGDKSDSSDRGEP; this comes from the coding sequence CTGACCGACAGCCAGCCGCTTATCCGCGCCCACAATCTCGGCCTTGAAATTGCCGGGCGGCAACTGCTCCGGGATATAACTCTCGAGTTGCAGCCCGCGGAAATCGTTACGGTAATTGGCCCCAACGGCGCCGGCAAAACCACCCTGTTACGCCTTCTCCTCGGTCTGACCCGCCCGACTTCCGGACGTGTTGAGCGTCGCGCTGGCCTGCGCCTGGGCTATATGCCCCAACGCCTGCAAATCGACGCCACCATGCCCATGACTGTTGGTCGTTTTCTGCAGTTGGGTATTAATGACGTAAAGGTTGCGGACGCTCTGGCGCGTGTAGGCGCCCCCCACTTGGCTGGTGCGCGCCTTGCAGATCTGTCCGGGGGAGAGATGCAAAGGGTATTACTGGCCCGCGCGGCGGCGCGAAAACCCCAGCTTCTGGTGCTGGATGAGCCCACGCAGGGTGTGGATGTCGGTGGCCAGGGCGAGGTGTATCAGTTAATCGCCCAGCTCCGCGACGAACTCGGCTGCGGCGTTTTGCTGGTTTCCCACGACCTGCATCTGGTGATGGCGGCTACCGACCGCGTGCTGTGCGTCAACCAGCATATCTGCTGTCATGGCCACCCCGAACAGGTGAGTAAGGATCCCGTGTACCTGGAAATGTTCGGTGACAAGCTTGCGCTCTACACCCACCAGCACAACCACCACCACGATCTCAGCGGCGAAGTGGTGGACGACTGCTGCGACCACGGTCATCTGCAGCATACGCACGGCGGCGACAAGTCGGATAGCAGTGATCGAGGCGAGCCGTGA
- a CDS encoding iron chelate uptake ABC transporter family permease subunit, with amino-acid sequence MSEFTQLLYSQFLWYALIAGLLVALVSGPLGCFAVWRRMAYFGDTLAHSALLGVTLGFVLHVQPTLAVGASSCLLALLLVYFQRRQDLSVDTLLGILSHSMLALGIITISLLDINVDLLSLLLGDLLAVSPQDLTLMAAASAVIAVLLLVLWPKLLAFTLHEELAAVEGVRVERIRLALMLMLALLIAIAMKVVGVLLITALLIIPAAAARRISTTPEQMAGFASLIGCISVLIGLAASVLWDTPAGPSIVLAAGALFMLGQLRRADS; translated from the coding sequence GTGAGCGAGTTTACCCAATTGTTATACAGCCAGTTTCTCTGGTACGCCCTCATCGCCGGCCTATTGGTCGCGCTGGTCAGCGGGCCCCTGGGGTGTTTCGCAGTATGGCGACGGATGGCCTACTTCGGTGACACCCTCGCACACTCCGCACTCCTCGGGGTAACCCTGGGTTTTGTACTGCATGTCCAGCCGACCCTGGCCGTGGGCGCAAGCAGCTGCCTGTTGGCGCTGCTGCTAGTCTATTTCCAGCGTCGCCAGGACCTTTCGGTGGACACACTATTGGGGATTCTTTCCCACTCCATGCTGGCGCTGGGGATCATCACCATCAGCCTGCTGGATATCAATGTAGATCTGCTGTCTCTGCTGCTGGGCGACCTGCTGGCGGTTTCCCCCCAGGACCTGACCCTGATGGCTGCCGCCTCTGCGGTTATCGCCGTGCTGCTGTTAGTACTGTGGCCCAAACTGCTGGCGTTTACCCTGCACGAAGAGCTCGCGGCAGTGGAAGGCGTTCGGGTTGAGCGAATAAGACTGGCACTGATGTTGATGCTGGCGCTGCTGATTGCCATCGCCATGAAGGTGGTGGGCGTACTCCTGATCACTGCCCTGCTGATCATTCCAGCCGCCGCTGCCCGCCGGATTTCCACAACGCCCGAACAGATGGCCGGCTTCGCCTCGCTGATCGGCTGTATATCCGTACTGATCGGCCTCGCAGCCTCGGTACTCTGGGACACGCCGGCAGGTCCATCCATCGTGCTGGCAGCGGGCGCTCTTTTCATGCTCGGCCAACTCCGAAGGGCCGACAGCTAA
- a CDS encoding CPBP family intramembrane glutamic endopeptidase, which translates to MFSLNVQQGAPVIRAAEPFDTKSLWLPAVFLCLLAIPFGWVGVFAPTIWLGLVAIENTRGGKKTASFLLTGVLMFTVNSGLIPGNEHITVLPPYNDADGNLIYASFRPAKAVIALTFVIFMLLRPQPLKRADLPVIAAAISVPVVAGIVLLGVYPKLTATIAIAALINLLVVCIAEEGFFRWILQRGLGEWLHKWRWLPTILVTALFTTLHTGWAASPVLLTLVAVAGLGYALVWQLRGSFWACVLTHWGVNLLHMTLLKYPT; encoded by the coding sequence ATGTTTTCGCTTAACGTTCAACAGGGCGCGCCGGTAATTCGCGCCGCCGAGCCTTTCGACACTAAAAGCTTATGGCTCCCCGCCGTATTTCTTTGCCTGCTCGCCATTCCGTTTGGTTGGGTCGGTGTATTTGCGCCGACAATCTGGCTGGGCCTGGTGGCGATCGAAAATACCCGCGGTGGGAAAAAAACGGCCAGTTTCCTGCTTACCGGTGTTTTGATGTTCACTGTAAACAGCGGCCTAATCCCCGGTAATGAGCACATCACGGTGCTGCCGCCTTACAACGATGCAGATGGCAATCTCATCTATGCCAGCTTCCGCCCGGCAAAGGCGGTGATTGCCCTGACCTTTGTAATTTTTATGTTGCTGCGGCCACAGCCTCTGAAGCGCGCGGACCTGCCGGTTATCGCCGCAGCCATATCCGTGCCGGTAGTGGCCGGGATTGTGTTGCTGGGTGTTTACCCGAAACTTACCGCGACCATTGCGATCGCTGCGTTGATCAACCTGCTGGTTGTGTGTATCGCGGAAGAGGGGTTTTTTCGCTGGATATTGCAGCGGGGCCTGGGGGAGTGGCTACATAAATGGCGCTGGCTCCCAACCATTCTGGTCACTGCACTATTTACCACCCTGCACACTGGTTGGGCCGCATCGCCTGTGCTGTTGACGCTGGTTGCAGTTGCCGGGCTGGGGTATGCACTGGTTTGGCAGCTACGCGGAAGCTTCTGGGCCTGCGTCCTCACCCACTGGGGCGTGAACCTCTTACACATGACGCTTCTTAAATATCCCACCTGA
- a CDS encoding SCO family protein, which yields MSQNAQHTPDQKRGIYITVAVMVLFMLAVVAGFLNKMNQPRVITDTELRANGAIKLERPRILDEFELVADTGNTFSTTELAGRWTLVFFGFTHCPDVCPTTLATLNTFYQTLDEKTREDTDILLVSVDPQRDEPEKLHDYVRYFNPEFSGVTGEFLNLKRFANQLNVPFNKVPLEDGDYTVDHGSQVVLINPRGHYHGFFKAPLDPAKMKLTYRSMRVTYKG from the coding sequence ATGAGTCAGAACGCACAGCACACACCGGACCAGAAGCGGGGTATCTATATAACGGTCGCCGTCATGGTGCTGTTTATGCTGGCGGTCGTGGCGGGTTTTCTCAATAAAATGAATCAACCGCGTGTGATCACCGATACAGAGCTGCGTGCCAATGGCGCGATAAAGCTGGAGCGCCCGAGGATCCTCGACGAATTCGAACTGGTCGCTGACACCGGCAATACATTCAGTACCACCGAGCTGGCGGGTCGCTGGACCCTGGTGTTTTTCGGCTTTACCCATTGCCCGGACGTCTGCCCGACAACCCTGGCCACATTGAATACGTTCTATCAGACACTGGACGAAAAAACCCGCGAGGACACGGATATCCTGCTGGTCTCGGTCGATCCGCAACGGGACGAGCCAGAAAAATTACACGATTACGTGCGCTACTTTAATCCTGAATTTTCCGGGGTCACCGGGGAGTTCCTTAACCTGAAGCGCTTCGCCAATCAGCTGAATGTACCTTTCAACAAGGTTCCACTGGAAGACGGTGACTACACCGTTGATCACGGATCCCAGGTGGTGTTGATCAACCCGCGCGGCCACTACCATGGGTTTTTCAAGGCACCACTGGATCCGGCAAAGATGAAGCTGACTTACCGATCTATGCGAGTTACGTATAAGGGGTAG